Sequence from the Exiguobacterium aurantiacum genome:
TCTCTGCATAAGTTAAAATTATTTTCCCGCTATATTGAATCGGTAAACCTTGATTTCCGCTTGTCGTTATTCAGATAATGAAAACATGATATGCAGAAAAGGACGTGTCCATATGATAGAAGGTCAAACCATTTTACCCGCGCTCCGAGACATGCGAGACATCGAGACGTTTGTGAAAGGACCGTTCAACGTCGGTGTGCTGCTCGAAGTGCACGTCGCCCGGCTCGATGGCGTATTCCAGTTGTTAGCGGCCCATGACAAGCAAGTGTTCGTCCATCTCGATTTGATTCAAGGACTAAAAGCAGATGAATATGCGACCGAGTATATTTGTCAGACGTATCGCCCGTATGGGATCATCTCGACAAAAGGCAGTGTCATCTTAAAGGCGAAACAAAAACAAGTCAAAACGGTACAACGTCTGTTTTTGATCGATTCGAGCTCGCTCGAGAAGAGTTATCGCCTCATCAACCGCACCCAGCCGGATTACATCGAGGTGTTGCCTGGCCTTGTCCCGAAATATATCCGGTCCGTGAAGGCAGCGACGAATATCCCGGTCTTCGCTGGTGGGCTGATCTCATCGTCTGACGAAGTCGAGGCCGCCCTCGAGGCCGGGGCGATGGTCGTGACGACGTCAGACCAACGTCTGTGGACGATCAAATAGGACTCGTTTACGTTGAATCCGGGTATGTGAGTCTCCAGGAGGGATGTATATGAAACAAATCATGATTATCACGGGCGTCAGCCAAGGGATTGGGTATGCACTGGCCCGTCACTTCAGCGACGACTATCGAGTCATCGGACTCGATATCGGGGAAGACCCACAACTTGACGGGGTAACGTTCCATCAGATGGACCTAGGGGATCATCAAGGTGTGGCCCGTGTGTTCACGAAGATTCAGCAAGAAGTCGGCACCGCCCACGTGCTCATCAATAACGGTGGCGTGTCTTCACTCGTCAAACCGATGACCGAACTCGACGTCGAGACGTTCAAACACGTGATTGACGTCAATCTCGTCGGGACGTTCGCATGTTCGAAATCATTTTTAACGTTAAATGAAGGGGCTGACTTCGGTCGCATCATCAACGTGGCGTCGACCCGGGCACTCCAGAACGAGGCAGATTGGGAAGCGTACGGCGCTTCCAAAGGTGGAATCGTTTCGTTGACCCAGTCGATG
This genomic interval carries:
- a CDS encoding SDR family NAD(P)-dependent oxidoreductase, yielding MKQIMIITGVSQGIGYALARHFSDDYRVIGLDIGEDPQLDGVTFHQMDLGDHQGVARVFTKIQQEVGTAHVLINNGGVSSLVKPMTELDVETFKHVIDVNLVGTFACSKSFLTLNEGADFGRIINVASTRALQNEADWEAYGASKGGIVSLTQSMAVSLAERPITVNAISPGWIHTSEEDLREIDHAQHPSGRVGEPDDIVRAVAYLIDEKNDFVNGQNLIVDGGMTKKMIYEP
- a CDS encoding glycerol-3-phosphate responsive antiterminator; protein product: MIEGQTILPALRDMRDIETFVKGPFNVGVLLEVHVARLDGVFQLLAAHDKQVFVHLDLIQGLKADEYATEYICQTYRPYGIISTKGSVILKAKQKQVKTVQRLFLIDSSSLEKSYRLINRTQPDYIEVLPGLVPKYIRSVKAATNIPVFAGGLISSSDEVEAALEAGAMVVTTSDQRLWTIK